A single Panthera tigris isolate Pti1 chromosome A3, P.tigris_Pti1_mat1.1, whole genome shotgun sequence DNA region contains:
- the LOC102958752 gene encoding MRG/MORF4L-binding protein, producing MGEAEVGGGGAPGDKGPGEAATSPAEETVVWSPEVEVCLFHAMLGHKPVGVNRHFHMICIRDKFSQNIGRQVPSKVIWDHLSTMYDMQALHESEILPFPNPERNFVLPEEIIHEVREGKVVIEEEMKEEMKEDVDPHNGADDVFSSSGSLGKATEKASKDKNPSDLGSKEGVDKRKRSRVTDKVLTANSNPSSPSAAKRRRT from the exons ATGGGGGAGGCTGAggtgggcggcggcggcgcgccgGGCGACAAGGGGCCGGGGGAGGCGGCCACCAGCCCGGCCGAGGAGACGGTGGTGTGGAGCCCCGAGGTGGAGGTGTGCCTCTTCCACGCCATGCTGGGCCACAAGCCCGTCG GTGTCAATCGGCACTTCCACATGATCTGTATCCGGGACAAGTTCAGCCAGAACATTGGTCGGCAGGTCCCATCCAAGGTCATCTGGGACCACCTGAGCACCATGTATGACATGCAGGCACTG CACGAATCTGAGATTCTTCCATTCCCAAATCCCGAGAGGAACTTCGTCCTTCCGGAAGAAATCATTCACGAAGTCCGAGAAG GAAAAGTGGTCATTGAAGAAGAGATgaaggaggaaatgaaggaagatgTGGACCCCCACAACGGGGCGGACGATG TTTTTTCGTCTTCAGGAAGCTTGGGCAAAGCAACGGAAAAGGCCAGCAAAGACAAGAACCCCTCGGACTTGGGCTCCAAGGAGGGGGTGGACAAGCGGAAGCGCAGCCGCGTCACCGACAAAGTCCTGACGGCAAACAGCAACCCCTCCAGCCCCAGCGCCGCCAAGCGGCGCCGAACGTAG